The following is a genomic window from Mycolicibacterium sp. TY81.
CGCCGGTCGACAGCGTGCCCCGTCCGGTCAGCAGCACCCCGTTGACGGTGCTGCCGTTACTGCTGCCGAGGTCGACGACCGACAGGGCGGTCGGGGTGGGAACCAGGCGCAGATGCCGGCGGGACACCTCACTGTCGGCGAGGTTGATGCCATCACACTCGCGGCCGAACTGCACCGGCCTGCTGAGCGTCATACGGCGGGCCGGCCGGCCCCATTCGCGGATCTCGATCACCGGCGGCTCAGCCATGGTCAGCTCCCCGAGAACTCGTCACCACGCAGCGCCCGGATGATCTGGGCGAAATCGCTGGTGGTCAGCTTAAATCGGTCGGCCTCGGTCCGCTGTCCGATCCGCGCTTTCGGGCCGGCGCTGTCAGTCTCCGGTGCGCATGAACTTGTCGGTGAAATCGCCACCCTTGCATTCGCCGCCGGTCGACGTGTTGATGCCTCGACCCTCGAGCGCCGGGATCGGATCCTGAAGATCGGTCGGCAGCGGATATTCCGCGGTGATCTTGACGTGCGTGGTCCCACCGAGCGCGCACGGGACGGTGCCCTCCTCGGTACGCGTCCACTTGCCGCCGGCGAAGATCAACGTGACCACACCGTCCATCGCGTGGAACGCACTGATACAGCGGTCCCCCGTGCGCAGGCACTGCGTACGCACCTGCAGATCCGGCGCACCGGGGGCGAAACCGCCGACCGCGTACACGATGTTCTCGTGGTAGCGGCCGTGCAATGTCGAGGCCGGCGAGGTGGTGCGTGGCGGTAGGCCGGCGGGGTCGGCGACGCTGCCCAACTCGCCGTCACCGGTGCGGGTGAACGTGACGGTCCGTTTGACGCTGCTGCACCCGTTGACGGCGTTTCGCGTGGTCTCACCTGCCAAGGTGCCGTCGGGCCTGGGCGTCAAGGTGAAGACCACCCACACCTCTGTCGGCGCCTCGTCGGGCGCGTCGGTACATTTCACGGCCCCGGTCCCGACGGCGACCCACTCACCGGATATCTGGTCGAACGTCATGTTCGACACCACGGGCACGGCGCTCTTGCCGGTGTACGACGCATTGGCTATGCACCCGTTGGCACCGCACGATGACCGCACGTCCCACTGACCAGTGATCGCCGGCCCGCCCGGGATCGCCGTGCCCTGCAGATCGGTCGCCGGACCGTATTCGGCGCGGTACCTGCCGCTGAAACCGGTGCCTGCCGCGGTGGCCGCCGGGCTCGGGGCCGCCGGTTGCGCGCTGGGACGATCGTCTCGTCCCAGCAGCTGCACTCCGGCGAACACCACACCGGCGACGACCAGTAGGGCGACCACCGCCAGGACCGCGATGAGCGCGCCGGATCGTGACGACCGCGTCGGCGGCGGGGCAAACTGGGTGGACGGGTTCTGGTACGGCGGTGCGTGTCGGGTGGGCGGCGGCA
Proteins encoded in this region:
- a CDS encoding serine/threonine-protein kinase, whose product is MLLTEGQVFAGYTIRRKLGAGGMGSVYLASHPRLPRLDAVKVLSADLTSDPDYGPRFLREADLVSTLSHPNILGVHDRGECDGQLWISMDYVAGTDAAQLLREHYPTGMPPEVALPIIQAVASALDHAHRRGLLHRDVKPANILLDAETSRIYLADFGIARPMNDSAGLTATNMAVGTVAYAAPEQLRGEGMDGRTDQYALACTAFQLLTGNPPYADSNPAVVITKHVTAPAPSLGEHRPELRGLDPVLARAMSKTPAARFASCGEFAHALEQQSRQPMTMVPNDFRNQPTMAAPVPPPTRHAPPYQNPSTQFAPPPTRSSRSGALIAVLAVVALLVVAGVVFAGVQLLGRDDRPSAQPAAPSPAATAAGTGFSGRYRAEYGPATDLQGTAIPGGPAITGQWDVRSSCGANGCIANASYTGKSAVPVVSNMTFDQISGEWVAVGTGAVKCTDAPDEAPTEVWVVFTLTPRPDGTLAGETTRNAVNGCSSVKRTVTFTRTGDGELGSVADPAGLPPRTTSPASTLHGRYHENIVYAVGGFAPGAPDLQVRTQCLRTGDRCISAFHAMDGVVTLIFAGGKWTRTEEGTVPCALGGTTHVKITAEYPLPTDLQDPIPALEGRGINTSTGGECKGGDFTDKFMRTGD